A window of the Penaeus monodon isolate SGIC_2016 chromosome 11, NSTDA_Pmon_1, whole genome shotgun sequence genome harbors these coding sequences:
- the LOC119578496 gene encoding uncharacterized protein LOC119578496, with protein MCELRGVGLRGTEGLFETSQVYEPLVLTEVSRGKTTFSSQTYASKFHSSKAVDDDDNTFFSNANNIPQPFWMIDLEGQHKIHTVEILPMYHATGRFNDIGIFVGTNLPEDDIYTAWVMLGHYQGPYKQEEGRIRFTCRSLISGRYVAVQRVSITSQKLELADVKVYVMGP; from the exons ATGTGTGAGTTGCGTGGAGTTGGCCTTCGAGGAACCGAGGGTTTATTTGAAACATCGCAGGTGTACGAGCCGCTAGTCTTAACAGAGGTATCGAGAGGCAAGACAACATTTTCAAGTCAAACTTATGCAAGTAAATT CCATTCATCCAAGGCTGTTGATGACGACGACAACACATTTTTTAGCAACGCCAATAACATACCCCAACCCTTTTGGATGATAGATCTTGAAGGTCAGCACAAGATTCACACGGTGGAAATCCTGCCGATGTATCATGCGACAGGGAGGTTCAACGACATCGGG ATCTTCGTTGGTACAAATCTCCCAGAAGACGACATCTACACCGCATGGGTTATGCTGGGGCATTACCAAGGACCTTACAAACAAGAGGAAGGCCGCATTAGGTTCACCTGCAGGAGTCTGATCTCAGGCCGTTATGTGGCTGTTCAGAGAGTGTCCATCACGTCTCAAAAGTTGGAGCTCGCCGATGTCAAGGTGTATGTCATGGGACCTTGA